Within Actinoplanes sp. L3-i22, the genomic segment GTGGGTCGGTGACGTACTGGGGCCACCAGTAGGCGCGGCTGCTGCTGTCGGGCTGGCGGTGCTGGTCGGTCCAGGAGCACAGGTGGGCGAGCGCTTCGATGGTGCCGGGTGGGTGCTGACCGGTGCGGATGGCGAGAGCGAGTAGGGCGATGACGGCGCTGATGCCGTGGGCGACGCCGAGGTTGCCGTGCCCGTTCGGGAATCGGGGGTCGGGGGTGCCGGCCAGGCCGGAGTCCAGCCACCAGGGCGGCCGATCGGGTCGGTCCGTGAGAGGTTCGGTGAGCCGGTTCAGGTAGGTGATGACGTCTCGGGTTATCGGGTGGTCGGGGTGGCGGCGCAGGTGGTAGACGCCGTACCCGGTCAGGCCGTGGACGAGGTCGAACTCGCGCATGGGCAGCGGTTGTCCGGCGTCCAGGCGGGCGGTTGCAGCGGTCAGCCGTTCGCGGGTGAGAGCGATGGTCCGCTCGGTGAGGGCGGTCGCGGCGCGCTGGTAGCCGCCCAGGGTGGTGGTGGCGGTGTGTAGGAGCAGAGCCAGGGTGGGTGTGCCGTGGAACAGGTTGGCGTTGGGTCCGGCGCTCACCCCTCCGGTGGCGGCGGCCTGGACCCAGCGGTGAGCGACGGCTTCATCGCCGTTCCCGGAGATGGCGCGTTCCAGGTGCAGCAGGGCGATTCCTGCCGCACCTCCGGCAAGAGAAGCGGGGCGGGTCCGCTCGCCGGAGGACTGGTCGATGATGGTGGGGTCGGCGAGCTGCGCCGCGATGCAGGTCAGTAGATCGCCGGTGTTCTGGCTGGTCGGGGCGGTGTGGGTCATGAGGTGCTCCGGGCGCGGGCGGCCCAGCTGAGGGCGGCGGCGCGGGCGAGGTGCAGGCAGACGGCTTCGGCGGCCCGGTCCGGGCCGGCGACGCGGGTGTGGTGCAGGTGCAGAAGATCGGGCAGCAGCGTGACCGGGTCCACGCCCCTGGCATCCAGAGCGTCCCGGTAGCTGGCGAGGGCGACGGCCCGCGCTTGCCAGGCGCCCAAGACCTGATGGCCAAAGGGCGCTGCGGTCAGGGCGGTGCGGGCCGGGTCGGACAGGTGTACCGCCTGTTGGTAGACGGTGCGGGCGGGGGCGGACCGCTGGGTGCGGACGTGGTCGGTGAGCCATCGCCGGGCTTCGTCAGGGTCGCCGAGCAGGGCGGCGGTGAGGTCGAGCATGCTCGCGGCGGTCAGCGCCTGCAGCGACGGTCCGCCCCGGCTGGTCGTGGCGGTCAGTTGGGCCATGACGGCGGCGGAGTCAGCGGCGAAGAAGGCTTCCGCGGCCGGGTAGGTGGCGGGGCCGCCGAAGCGGGCGGTCTCAGGGTAGTCGGTGTCGAGTTGGGTCCTACTGGTCAGGCCGTGTTCGCGGAGCCGCCGGGCCCACCAGCGCAGGGTTGCCGGGTCGTTGCCGGTCAGGCGCAGCCGTAGGTGCGGGTCGGGATCGTGGTAGCGCTGGAACCACCAGGGGCCGGGCATCTGAGTGAGCAGCTCGCTGAGGTGGTCGGTGAGGATGCGGTCCTGAACCGTTAGGTCGGCGTACACCTTCAGCAGAGTGCGATGGCCGCCGGGTAGGAAACCGTGGTCACGGACCTGCACCACGTCGGTAGGTAACCGGGGAACGGGTACGGGCCGAGCGGTGGCGGCGAGCGGGATGACGATCTCGTGGGCTCGGTCGCCGATCCAACCCGCACCCGCGGGTGCCTGGCTCACGATCGCGACCCGGTAACGGCCGAGGTAGTCGCGCAGCAACGCCTGGTGGGAAGGTTCGTCGAGGTCGATGACCAGGCATTGATCACCGCTGCCCAACGCGACCCTCGGCGGGCAGCCGGTCATCTGGCGCCACTGCCGAAGCCGACTACTCCAGATCGGCCAGGCAGCGGCAGGGTCGGGCAGTTCGTCAGCGGTCAGCCGCCACCGGGCGGCGCTGAGCACGGTCCGGCCGTACCACAGAGCAGGCAGGAAGG encodes:
- a CDS encoding lanthionine synthetase C family protein, coding for MTHTAPTSQNTGDLLTCIAAQLADPTIIDQSSGERTRPASLAGGAAGIALLHLERAISGNGDEAVAHRWVQAAATGGVSAGPNANLFHGTPTLALLLHTATTTLGGYQRAATALTERTIALTRERLTAATARLDAGQPLPMREFDLVHGLTGYGVYHLRRHPDHPITRDVITYLNRLTEPLTDRPDRPPWWLDSGLAGTPDPRFPNGHGNLGVAHGISAVIALLALAIRTGQHPPGTIEALAHLCSWTDQHRQPDSSSRAYWWPQYVTDPPNPAPSRHRPSWCYGTAGTARAQQLAGLALHDTVRQEHAETAMLAAIREPAWRTLLPEPGLCHGKAGLLQAAWRTAITSNSHTAAQLNRHIPDLADDLARQLATTPPDTPELMNGTAGAVLALHTAHTDTCHTDWDAFLLLS